The following proteins are encoded in a genomic region of Leptospira fainei serovar Hurstbridge str. BUT 6:
- a CDS encoding efflux RND transporter permease subunit — MKLDSPIHRSVIFAYETKWLTFALAVIISGFGIIAFQFLNIDAYPDISGVQVQIITEFPGRATEEVEQQVTVPMERTMAGLPKIEVIRSRTIFGLSLVQIIFEEGVNDYWAREQVYQKISEAPLPPDATSSIGSLATAYGEIYRYELVKTDGHDPMELRTYNDWVIIPALLRAKGVVEIANFGGLGKQYAIHIEPEDLLRYGVKLQEIVNAVQGNNSNGGGSILQRGSSSIVIRGLGRVQNYKELENVFIKNSFGTEVFVRDVGKVVLDHLPRTGVFGKNGQDDSVEGIVKMRRGENPSVVLLKIQQVVKELNEDILPPNIRIQPFYDRSTLIRETLNTVAHNTLLGIFFVVLTLFIFLGNLRMALLVALTIPFSLLFALSLMFLADIPISLLSIGSIDFGIIVDGAVIVSENIIRRFSEVRRRGSKEIVPLEGSKEVQKPMIFSMLIVIIAYLPLLSLTQIEGLLFRPMAMTLCFALIGALIFSLYLVPPLSSIFFKNVDAKHHEGESRIFVFLQKKYDQLLPRLVNRKRRVATTFLVFFFGILIIIVPNLGTEFLPYMDEGVFWLRANFPEGISLRETSEYASEIRGILKEFKEVSYVTSQTGRNDVGNDPFPLNRIEFMIGLKDKSEWKDYNTKLKLEDAIRKKLRARYPTLRMNLTQPIIDSVTEDTNGTSADLAVDLLGPDLEVLRTIAISTSEILKSTRGSVNVNLEQEGPQPQLQIRIDKEKISRYRISAASVNNVVNTAIGGLPVSEIYEGERKFDILVKYAPEHRKSPQAIALLPVFNEQGEPIPLGQISEIRVLDGETIIARGRGSRRITVRTDIRNRAQGDFVYEAQSKFQDKIKMPKGYKVEWLGMFENLSRARKHFGLLVPVSLGMIFIILLFLFRSIPLALLVLLSVPFAMTGSLLALFLRGMHFSVSAGVGFTTLFGIASMHGILLVSRIRHLQEEGHSVEKAVLEGAGLRLRPVLMTAFVAFIGLLPASLSNGIGSDIQRPIATVMVWGILSSAFLSLFLLPVFYSIVGERIKVK; from the coding sequence ATGAAACTGGATTCGCCAATTCATCGTTCAGTAATTTTCGCCTACGAAACCAAATGGCTTACGTTCGCACTTGCTGTAATCATCAGCGGGTTCGGAATTATCGCGTTTCAATTCTTAAATATAGACGCTTATCCTGACATTTCCGGGGTTCAAGTTCAGATTATCACGGAATTTCCGGGTAGAGCCACGGAAGAGGTCGAACAACAAGTGACTGTCCCGATGGAAAGGACGATGGCAGGCTTGCCGAAAATAGAAGTCATTCGCTCTCGGACGATTTTCGGACTTTCTTTAGTTCAGATCATTTTTGAAGAGGGAGTAAACGATTATTGGGCTCGGGAGCAGGTTTATCAAAAAATTTCCGAAGCGCCTTTACCTCCGGACGCAACATCCTCAATCGGTAGCTTGGCAACCGCTTACGGAGAAATCTACCGATACGAATTGGTCAAGACAGACGGTCATGATCCGATGGAGCTGCGTACTTATAATGATTGGGTGATCATTCCTGCGCTGCTGCGTGCCAAAGGAGTCGTAGAAATCGCGAATTTCGGCGGCTTAGGCAAGCAATATGCGATACATATCGAACCGGAAGACTTATTGCGTTACGGAGTAAAGCTCCAAGAAATCGTAAATGCGGTTCAGGGGAATAATAGTAACGGCGGAGGTTCCATCTTACAGAGAGGGAGTTCCTCCATCGTAATTCGGGGTTTGGGAAGGGTACAGAATTATAAAGAGCTGGAAAACGTCTTTATTAAAAACAGCTTCGGAACGGAGGTTTTCGTTCGAGATGTTGGCAAGGTAGTTTTAGATCATTTGCCGCGAACAGGCGTTTTCGGAAAGAACGGACAAGACGACAGTGTGGAAGGCATCGTAAAGATGCGGAGAGGCGAAAATCCGTCAGTCGTTCTACTTAAAATTCAGCAAGTCGTTAAGGAACTAAACGAAGACATTCTTCCTCCGAATATCCGAATACAACCGTTTTACGATCGTTCGACTCTAATTCGGGAAACCCTCAATACGGTAGCTCATAATACCTTACTCGGAATATTCTTCGTAGTTTTAACGTTATTTATTTTTTTGGGGAATTTACGGATGGCGTTACTCGTCGCGCTTACGATTCCGTTTTCTCTGCTATTTGCACTTTCTCTAATGTTCCTAGCGGATATACCGATCAGCCTCCTCTCCATAGGCTCGATCGATTTCGGAATCATCGTGGACGGCGCCGTGATCGTCTCGGAAAATATAATCAGAAGATTCTCGGAAGTCAGAAGAAGAGGAAGCAAAGAAATAGTTCCGTTAGAAGGATCAAAGGAAGTTCAAAAACCGATGATCTTTTCGATGTTGATCGTTATCATCGCTTACCTTCCTCTACTCTCCCTAACCCAAATAGAAGGGCTTTTATTCAGGCCGATGGCAATGACGCTTTGTTTTGCTTTGATAGGAGCTCTGATTTTTTCCCTATATCTTGTTCCTCCGCTTTCCTCGATTTTCTTTAAGAATGTGGATGCGAAACATCATGAAGGAGAGAGTCGCATATTCGTATTCCTGCAAAAAAAATACGATCAATTGCTTCCTAGGCTCGTAAATAGGAAACGTAGAGTTGCCACTACTTTCTTGGTATTTTTCTTCGGAATTCTCATCATTATAGTTCCGAATTTAGGAACGGAGTTCCTTCCGTATATGGACGAAGGAGTATTCTGGCTCAGGGCAAACTTTCCGGAAGGAATTTCCCTCAGGGAAACGTCGGAATACGCTTCCGAAATAAGAGGAATATTAAAGGAATTTAAAGAAGTTTCATACGTAACTTCCCAGACCGGAAGAAACGATGTCGGTAACGACCCTTTTCCGTTAAACCGAATCGAATTCATGATCGGACTGAAGGATAAGTCCGAATGGAAAGATTATAATACTAAACTTAAACTCGAGGATGCGATTCGAAAAAAGCTGAGAGCGAGATATCCTACGCTCCGGATGAATCTTACTCAGCCCATCATCGATTCAGTAACCGAAGATACTAATGGGACCTCCGCGGATCTAGCGGTCGATTTGCTAGGACCGGACCTAGAAGTCTTGAGAACGATAGCGATTTCAACCTCGGAAATTTTAAAATCCACTCGCGGAAGTGTAAACGTAAACTTAGAGCAGGAAGGCCCGCAACCTCAACTCCAGATTCGAATCGATAAGGAAAAAATCTCTCGATATCGAATATCTGCCGCGTCCGTAAATAACGTAGTGAATACCGCGATCGGCGGACTACCGGTTTCCGAGATTTATGAAGGTGAAAGAAAATTCGATATTCTAGTCAAGTACGCACCCGAGCATCGGAAATCTCCTCAAGCAATAGCCTTACTTCCAGTGTTCAATGAACAAGGAGAACCGATTCCATTAGGACAAATTTCCGAAATACGCGTGTTGGACGGAGAGACTATTATCGCTCGCGGCAGAGGAAGCCGCCGAATCACCGTTAGGACGGACATACGAAATAGGGCCCAAGGCGATTTTGTTTACGAAGCTCAATCCAAATTTCAAGATAAAATCAAAATGCCGAAAGGATATAAAGTCGAATGGCTGGGAATGTTCGAAAATCTCTCTCGAGCACGGAAGCATTTCGGCTTGTTAGTACCCGTTTCCCTCGGGATGATTTTCATAATTTTACTTTTTTTATTCCGATCAATTCCGTTAGCTTTGCTGGTTCTTCTATCCGTCCCGTTTGCAATGACCGGATCGTTACTCGCCCTATTTTTACGAGGGATGCATTTTTCCGTTTCGGCCGGCGTGGGATTTACGACTTTATTCGGAATCGCGTCTATGCATGGAATTCTTCTCGTGAGCAGAATTCGACATCTGCAAGAAGAAGGACATTCAGTGGAGAAAGCCGTATTGGAAGGAGCCGGCCTTAGGTTGAGACCGGTGCTTATGACCGCTTTCGTAGCCTTTATCGGATTATTGCCCGCGTCTTTATCGAACGGTATCGGTTCGGATATACAAAGGCCGATCGCTACAGTCATGGTTTGGGGAATCTTAAGTTCTGCCTTTCTAAGTCTATTCCTACTGCCCGTTTTCTATTCGATAGTCGGCGAGCGAATTAAAGTAAAATAG
- a CDS encoding efflux RND transporter periplasmic adaptor subunit: protein MSRLGIVFIAIVLLAATFLAWAWWKFSNPVVTKPPVFFTNEGDKIRFSPDSEFVKGVLSEPAKKAPGGRNVFHAVGQILLLVEPSGALIGSQKTYVHLDQKLSARLGIEKPDAPINTSFGIVEIPKEQADQMRVGSRLLISLYGLRKASAVGRILKIQTAENSRNFSSLLFKIDQGRDWYPGANCEIHFPEISSVPSRIPARSIVHFRKSDHVFIEWEKGLYSPRVVTVLEEDDTAFNVLGVKPGERVVTKGAILLQPFLTIKEREDRGN, encoded by the coding sequence ATGAGTCGGCTAGGCATAGTTTTTATAGCGATAGTGCTGCTTGCCGCTACGTTTCTGGCGTGGGCTTGGTGGAAATTTTCCAATCCGGTAGTGACCAAACCTCCCGTTTTCTTTACGAATGAAGGCGATAAGATTCGCTTTTCTCCGGATTCCGAATTCGTGAAGGGAGTCCTTTCAGAGCCGGCAAAGAAAGCTCCGGGAGGAAGAAATGTCTTTCACGCCGTCGGTCAGATTTTATTATTAGTGGAGCCTTCGGGCGCGCTGATTGGCTCCCAAAAAACGTACGTCCATTTGGATCAAAAACTCTCCGCTCGACTGGGAATAGAAAAACCTGACGCACCAATTAACACTTCCTTCGGTATAGTAGAAATCCCTAAAGAACAGGCGGATCAGATGCGAGTCGGAAGTCGTTTGTTAATTTCGCTATACGGTCTTAGGAAAGCTTCCGCGGTCGGAAGAATTCTAAAGATTCAGACCGCAGAAAACTCCAGGAACTTTTCATCCTTACTTTTTAAAATCGATCAAGGACGGGACTGGTACCCCGGTGCAAATTGTGAAATTCATTTTCCTGAAATTTCAAGCGTGCCTTCGCGGATACCCGCTAGGTCCATCGTTCATTTTCGGAAATCCGATCACGTATTCATTGAATGGGAAAAGGGTCTTTATTCGCCTCGAGTAGTAACCGTTTTAGAGGAAGACGATACTGCATTCAACGTATTAGGCGTGAAACCCGGAGAACGGGTCGTAACAAAAGGAGCCATTTTACTCCAACCATTTTTGACCATTAAAGAACGTGAGGATCGAGGAAACTAA
- a CDS encoding TolC family protein — translation MDTQIALADTEAARRALALLLGKEGAPNLIPVTKLRDVELEDPPPYEKIIDSIKENFPNLVALRLGIGLAEKQITLAEAQVWDDFTISGGWTRQYGVGVWPNSIPLTSGYPLENGLPGQNSWAFGFNVPIPSLNRNQGSIRKAKVTKQQAEVYYKNAEISLEKDLKGLIISLALNKKIIQQIELSQLPKAQRVLNNQQRLFGTGGANLLEYFDAINAYNATLSTYYKAVADYRKNKARLEAYLNLGIRS, via the coding sequence GTGGACACGCAAATCGCCTTAGCCGATACCGAAGCTGCCCGACGTGCGCTGGCATTGCTTCTAGGAAAAGAGGGAGCTCCAAATTTAATTCCTGTTACGAAACTCCGGGACGTGGAATTGGAAGATCCGCCTCCGTATGAAAAAATCATAGATAGCATAAAGGAAAACTTTCCTAATCTAGTAGCGCTGCGTTTAGGTATTGGCCTAGCGGAAAAACAAATTACTTTGGCCGAAGCTCAGGTTTGGGACGATTTCACCATTTCAGGCGGGTGGACTAGACAATACGGAGTCGGAGTTTGGCCGAATTCCATACCGTTGACTTCCGGGTATCCTTTAGAAAACGGCCTTCCGGGGCAAAATTCCTGGGCATTCGGTTTTAACGTACCGATCCCTTCATTGAACCGAAATCAAGGAAGTATTCGAAAAGCGAAAGTAACTAAACAGCAAGCGGAAGTATATTATAAAAATGCGGAAATATCCCTCGAGAAGGATTTAAAAGGTCTTATCATCAGTCTGGCTCTGAATAAGAAGATCATTCAACAAATTGAATTAAGTCAATTACCAAAGGCTCAAAGAGTTTTGAATAACCAACAAAGGTTATTCGGAACGGGCGGCGCCAACCTTTTGGAATATTTCGATGCGATCAACGCTTACAATGCGACTTTATCCACGTATTATAAAGCAGTTGCCGATTATCGCAAGAATAAGGCTAGACTTGAAGCATATTTGAATCTTGGAATACGCTCATGA
- a CDS encoding PAS domain S-box protein, with protein sequence MPNCAMADPNLDFFKYLIEEGRELVCLHSADGTYLYVSPSIKTIAGYEPEELIGKKPNDFFHYEDQEYIKTTGQISSLQGSENNMTEHRFLRKDGNFVWLQTLTRPIRNSKGEVFQLHTTSRDLSQEISIRKKLKKSEELLQEACKLSLMGAWELDLTTMISEWSHYAHELLEISHNNMMSFDDSLRFYPEEIRTIIQKSVFESAKSGESWDIKVPARTGKNKPIWIRIIGKPQSADGKTEKIRGVFQDVTKEVETEEKNKTLINQLTRQNHQLEEFNRIISHNLRSPVGNLPILVDLLRESSNQEETNKYLHMLQELSTKMMGILDDLVDVVKVQQAKDLKPEKIIFDKILDSVSAGFLPEIQKRKAVISADFSKLISFRYNKAYMESIFSNLLSNSLKYSIDAVPPEIKIETSVSAGKHFLTWSDNGCGIDMKRNGAKIFQLHKTFHPNVRGKGLGLFMVKSQIESMGGDIEVQSIPGEGTKFTICFNKHTDN encoded by the coding sequence TTGCCCAATTGTGCTATGGCGGATCCTAATCTTGATTTCTTTAAATATCTTATCGAAGAAGGACGGGAACTGGTCTGCCTTCACTCTGCAGACGGTACATATCTTTATGTGAGTCCTTCCATCAAAACCATTGCCGGTTACGAACCGGAGGAACTGATCGGAAAAAAACCGAATGATTTTTTCCATTACGAAGATCAGGAATACATAAAAACGACCGGTCAAATTTCTTCTCTACAAGGAAGCGAGAATAATATGACTGAACATCGCTTTCTAAGGAAAGACGGCAATTTTGTTTGGTTGCAAACGTTGACTAGACCCATCAGAAATTCAAAGGGGGAAGTATTTCAATTGCATACAACGTCTCGCGATCTATCGCAAGAAATTTCCATCCGAAAGAAATTGAAGAAATCGGAAGAATTGCTTCAAGAAGCTTGCAAGCTCTCGCTGATGGGGGCTTGGGAATTGGATTTAACCACGATGATTTCAGAGTGGTCGCATTATGCCCATGAATTGTTGGAAATTTCCCATAACAATATGATGAGCTTCGATGATAGCTTACGTTTTTATCCGGAAGAAATCCGGACAATAATACAAAAATCGGTTTTTGAAAGCGCTAAATCCGGCGAATCATGGGATATAAAAGTTCCTGCAAGGACCGGAAAAAATAAGCCTATATGGATTCGAATTATCGGAAAACCGCAATCGGCTGACGGGAAAACCGAAAAAATTCGGGGAGTTTTCCAAGACGTCACGAAAGAAGTGGAAACTGAAGAGAAAAATAAAACTCTAATTAACCAACTGACTCGCCAAAATCATCAGCTGGAAGAATTTAACAGAATCATATCCCATAATCTCCGCTCACCCGTCGGAAACCTTCCTATATTGGTCGATCTGCTTCGGGAAAGTTCAAATCAAGAAGAAACGAACAAGTATCTTCATATGCTTCAAGAGCTTTCCACAAAAATGATGGGGATTTTAGACGATTTAGTGGATGTAGTAAAAGTTCAGCAAGCCAAGGACTTAAAGCCGGAGAAAATCATTTTTGATAAAATCTTGGATTCCGTTTCGGCCGGTTTTTTACCTGAAATTCAGAAGCGAAAGGCCGTTATATCCGCAGACTTTTCGAAATTGATATCATTCCGATACAACAAAGCGTACATGGAGAGTATCTTCTCCAACTTACTTTCTAATTCTCTTAAATACTCGATAGATGCCGTTCCTCCCGAAATTAAAATCGAAACCTCTGTATCGGCGGGAAAACATTTTTTAACTTGGAGCGACAACGGCTGCGGAATTGATATGAAAAGGAACGGTGCGAAAATCTTCCAATTACACAAAACATTTCATCCGAATGTCCGAGGTAAAGGGTTAGGCTTGTTCATGGTGAAAAGTCAAATTGAATCGATGGGAGGAGACATCGAGGTGCAAAGCATTCCAGGCGAGGGAACCAAATTTACGATCTGCTTCAACAAACATACCGACAATTGA
- a CDS encoding OmpA family protein: protein MASLFRGLLILLIVVPVSIFSEEATLFRWKLKAGDDLELNEYHKVQARQGTRIIRREDKNRIVLRTEKCDSEGCELAGIFDTYTKFPQVDSAFYKDRTYKSRFLLTDLGEYKVPAKYIMPNLRSLPSFSENAVEKGSEWTKPATENFQFSQSRVEIPVQAKYSFKGTQDWAYANENGRAQLIEYTYTLLHDSGASVLGVPYKIYGFAKGEVFFDATAGVPQYKHIQLVYTFLYPNGISQEMSFDIHGLYSKQRSLSEPDKDQIAEEVKKILGPMRGKSSQPVGKKPSAGGNGLHWPEWEESPAKDQPANRAPVEVRKSEEGVTLSLDNLLFDTNRSDLQESSKEIISKIAEALKKYPNKEIRISGHTDDRGSQEYNLKLSQERALSVLQELRDAHGIDQARMSYRGYGKSKPISDNSSEESRAKNRRVDITIVLD, encoded by the coding sequence ATGGCTTCCTTGTTTCGCGGTTTGTTAATATTACTGATTGTGGTTCCCGTTTCTATTTTTTCGGAAGAGGCGACTCTTTTCCGATGGAAGCTTAAGGCCGGAGACGACTTAGAACTAAACGAATATCATAAAGTTCAGGCTCGCCAAGGTACTAGAATTATTCGTCGGGAGGATAAGAATAGAATCGTATTAAGAACCGAGAAATGCGATTCGGAAGGTTGTGAACTGGCGGGAATCTTCGACACCTATACTAAATTTCCGCAAGTAGATTCCGCTTTTTATAAGGATAGAACTTACAAAAGCAGATTTCTCTTAACGGATCTCGGCGAATACAAGGTTCCCGCCAAATACATTATGCCGAATCTACGCTCTCTCCCAAGTTTTTCAGAGAATGCGGTTGAAAAGGGAAGCGAATGGACCAAGCCTGCAACTGAGAACTTTCAATTTTCACAATCGAGAGTAGAAATTCCGGTACAAGCTAAATACTCCTTTAAAGGAACCCAAGATTGGGCTTACGCAAATGAGAACGGTCGCGCACAATTGATAGAATATACGTATACTCTCTTGCATGATTCGGGAGCTTCTGTCCTCGGAGTTCCTTATAAGATATACGGATTTGCAAAAGGGGAGGTTTTTTTCGACGCTACTGCGGGAGTTCCCCAATATAAACATATTCAATTAGTTTACACGTTTCTTTATCCGAATGGTATCTCGCAAGAAATGTCTTTCGATATTCATGGACTTTATTCGAAGCAAAGAAGTTTGAGCGAGCCGGATAAGGATCAAATTGCGGAAGAAGTAAAAAAAATACTCGGACCGATGCGGGGAAAATCCTCGCAACCGGTTGGGAAGAAACCTAGCGCCGGCGGAAACGGATTGCATTGGCCCGAATGGGAAGAGAGCCCGGCTAAAGATCAGCCGGCAAATCGCGCCCCGGTCGAGGTACGCAAATCCGAAGAAGGAGTTACGCTTTCCTTGGATAATCTTCTATTCGATACGAATCGCTCCGATCTTCAGGAATCTTCCAAAGAAATAATTTCGAAGATCGCGGAGGCGCTTAAAAAATACCCAAACAAGGAAATTCGCATTAGTGGTCATACGGACGATCGGGGGAGCCAGGAATATAATTTAAAACTTTCTCAAGAGAGAGCTCTTTCGGTATTGCAGGAACTTAGGGACGCTCACGGTATCGATCAGGCTCGAATGTCTTATCGTGGATACGGAAAATCCAAGCCGATTTCGGACAACTCGTCCGAAGAATCGAGAGCTAAGAATCGAAGAGTTGACATTACCATTGTTTTAGATTGA
- a CDS encoding sulfatase — MISNKYYQSFGLFLLGILLCIPNCRKIISQPFGEESVNLPVWDGLRSLSKTGSVCKGDAENEIKKIAFHYKKNPARYSNLSSQDRWRNLQFTILLDKENLLNDSRDSLFLFEGGDCTISSEFIRKEARLASENGIIFSFSATILSAKGEKIKSSGKLEIKLGNEIVFNETISGQGDYWEEFRIPLTGNTAKLLISEMKPNWSFRWIPAEKDSFAFIGEPLLFSKVSSPGDWGPKENLILIVVDALRQDRLGYGGSPVPTSPVLDRLASQSIVFEKAFANGNWTKPSMLSFFTSKIASELGMGNAWFYSTNLHRKIFYSKNPETLVNHLRSVGFVTASLMNNVFLLDYTGVGVDLGFHRLFQPGKDKADTELILKESLKFLRENKDRRFFLHININTPHYPYLPERKYLEALEKSVPAEIWKQYDPYVRKYMAEILYTDEVIGKILDEAKRTGVYDKTWIAVVADHGELQEMEHYYHHHFVAENLHAHGESHYDEEIRVPWILHPPESSKSRIRKWKFERQVSLLSLFPTLVGAMGFPCPESACAGSDYSLAIFGEKGRDFEEVVYTEGRFSESIRTEELKLIRRYPGYEIVRRTREGAPHSMPEELYDLVSDPHEIRNLAPEKSRMLDKARALLASNSLKKNSFVLKLPASDKASVRKIDLFVDGGIYRFYSDSSFETLRSEHRNLSLKVSQAPGKEVILRIDTVEPTFRFRLSLWKDGQLENYKSGKWGFSQEAGNQVYAISPETVASSKLPYEFRSSTVPYIYNDAGLSGNSDSPDQAALGKEVRKVLESWGYIHE; from the coding sequence ATGATCTCGAATAAATATTATCAATCTTTCGGTCTTTTCCTACTAGGAATTTTACTTTGCATTCCGAACTGTCGAAAAATCATTTCGCAACCGTTCGGAGAAGAAAGCGTAAACCTCCCAGTCTGGGACGGTTTGAGGTCGCTCTCCAAGACCGGAAGCGTTTGTAAAGGCGACGCGGAAAACGAAATCAAAAAGATCGCTTTTCATTATAAGAAAAACCCCGCACGATATTCCAATCTGTCGAGTCAGGACCGTTGGAGAAATCTACAATTTACGATTCTACTAGATAAGGAAAATCTACTGAACGATTCGAGAGATAGCCTCTTTCTCTTTGAAGGAGGGGATTGTACCATCTCTTCGGAGTTTATAAGAAAGGAAGCGAGACTTGCATCCGAAAACGGCATTATCTTCTCGTTTTCTGCAACGATCCTTTCGGCAAAAGGAGAGAAGATTAAATCCTCTGGAAAATTGGAAATCAAACTCGGAAACGAAATCGTATTCAACGAAACGATATCGGGACAAGGAGATTATTGGGAAGAGTTTAGAATTCCGTTAACGGGAAATACCGCAAAACTATTAATCTCCGAGATGAAACCGAACTGGAGCTTCCGCTGGATTCCAGCCGAAAAGGATTCCTTCGCTTTTATCGGAGAACCGCTCTTATTTTCAAAAGTATCTTCACCCGGCGATTGGGGCCCTAAGGAAAATCTAATCCTGATCGTCGTGGATGCCTTGCGTCAGGATCGTCTCGGCTACGGCGGTTCGCCGGTTCCGACAAGCCCGGTGTTGGATCGCCTCGCGTCACAATCGATCGTGTTCGAAAAAGCTTTCGCTAATGGAAATTGGACGAAACCGTCCATGCTATCTTTTTTTACGTCCAAGATCGCTTCGGAACTCGGAATGGGAAATGCTTGGTTCTATTCCACTAACTTGCATAGAAAGATTTTTTATTCCAAGAATCCGGAGACCCTTGTGAACCATCTCAGGAGCGTCGGCTTTGTAACTGCAAGCTTGATGAATAACGTTTTCCTACTAGACTATACCGGTGTCGGAGTGGATTTGGGGTTTCACAGACTGTTTCAGCCCGGAAAAGACAAGGCGGATACGGAGCTTATACTTAAAGAATCCTTAAAGTTTCTGAGAGAGAATAAAGATCGCAGGTTTTTTCTTCACATAAATATTAATACCCCCCATTATCCGTATTTACCGGAACGAAAATATCTGGAAGCGTTGGAGAAATCCGTTCCCGCCGAAATATGGAAACAGTACGACCCTTACGTTCGAAAATACATGGCGGAAATCTTATATACGGACGAAGTAATCGGTAAAATTCTAGACGAAGCCAAGAGAACCGGAGTTTATGATAAGACCTGGATCGCAGTCGTCGCGGATCACGGCGAATTACAAGAGATGGAACATTACTATCACCATCATTTCGTAGCTGAAAATCTTCACGCCCATGGAGAAAGTCATTACGACGAGGAAATACGCGTTCCTTGGATTTTACATCCTCCAGAATCGTCGAAGTCTCGAATTAGGAAATGGAAATTCGAAAGACAGGTCTCCCTACTCTCTTTATTCCCCACGTTGGTTGGCGCCATGGGGTTTCCTTGTCCCGAATCTGCCTGCGCCGGATCCGACTACTCTCTGGCGATATTCGGGGAGAAAGGGCGGGATTTTGAAGAAGTCGTTTATACGGAAGGCAGATTTTCCGAATCGATCCGGACGGAAGAATTAAAGCTGATACGTAGGTATCCCGGTTATGAAATCGTACGTCGAACTAGAGAAGGCGCTCCGCATTCCATGCCGGAGGAACTTTACGATCTCGTCTCGGATCCTCATGAAATCAGAAATCTCGCACCGGAAAAATCCCGAATGCTGGACAAAGCGAGAGCACTTCTAGCTTCCAACAGTTTAAAAAAGAATTCATTCGTTTTAAAATTACCCGCCTCCGATAAAGCGAGCGTACGTAAGATCGATCTTTTCGTAGACGGAGGAATTTATCGTTTTTACTCGGACTCTTCCTTTGAAACACTTCGATCGGAACATCGAAATCTATCCTTAAAAGTATCTCAGGCGCCGGGAAAAGAGGTCATTTTAAGAATAGATACGGTTGAGCCGACGTTTCGGTTTAGACTTTCCTTATGGAAAGACGGTCAATTAGAGAATTATAAATCCGGAAAGTGGGGATTCTCTCAGGAAGCGGGAAATCAGGTTTACGCGATCTCTCCCGAAACCGTCGCATCTTCTAAACTCCCTTACGAATTTCGTTCTTCGACCGTGCCTTACATATACAACGACGCCGGATTATCCGGAAATTCCGATTCTCCGGATCAAGCAGCTTTGGGAAAAGAAGTCCGGAAAGTTCTGGAAAGCTGGGGTTATATTCACGAATAG
- a CDS encoding FAS1-like dehydratase domain-containing protein has product MAEKGISKDLIGTKLDRYEFDVERGKIREFCQAIGETNPIYFNVEAAKKAGYEDIPAPPTYPTVIQFWGYPKIWQDMENMGVDTSRILHLKEKYTYVKTLYPGKVSSQGECTNVTVGKMDTMTFKTTIRDSKGDTVVEAEMSIFIRKPEQ; this is encoded by the coding sequence ATGGCAGAAAAAGGCATATCAAAAGACCTGATCGGCACGAAACTGGACCGCTACGAGTTCGACGTAGAGCGCGGAAAAATCCGCGAATTTTGCCAGGCGATCGGAGAAACGAATCCAATTTATTTCAATGTAGAGGCGGCAAAAAAGGCCGGCTACGAGGATATCCCGGCTCCGCCGACATATCCGACTGTGATTCAATTTTGGGGTTACCCTAAAATTTGGCAGGATATGGAAAATATGGGAGTGGATACGTCTCGTATTCTCCATTTAAAGGAAAAATACACGTATGTCAAAACCCTTTATCCGGGAAAAGTCTCGTCTCAAGGCGAATGCACTAACGTTACCGTCGGCAAAATGGATACAATGACTTTTAAGACCACGATTCGCGACTCTAAAGGCGATACGGTAGTCGAAGCGGAGATGTCCATTTTCATTCGTAAACCCGAGCAGTGA
- a CDS encoding MaoC family dehydratase — MSKIEFDKFEIGQELPPLKTDVITHANLVRYAGASGDFNPIHNDPDFARKTGLDGTIAHGMFVMAQIGRLCTAWADQKQIKEFGVTFKAMTKPGQRLTCNGKVKRKKEENGERLLVVAVEAADDSGEVKASGELVVSC; from the coding sequence ATGAGCAAAATAGAATTTGATAAATTCGAAATCGGGCAGGAACTCCCTCCCTTAAAAACCGACGTTATTACTCACGCAAATTTGGTCCGCTATGCGGGTGCGAGCGGGGACTTTAATCCGATTCATAACGATCCGGATTTTGCGCGTAAGACCGGATTGGACGGAACCATCGCACACGGGATGTTCGTTATGGCTCAAATCGGACGTCTTTGCACCGCTTGGGCCGATCAGAAACAAATCAAGGAATTCGGTGTAACGTTTAAAGCGATGACAAAGCCGGGACAAAGATTGACTTGCAACGGTAAAGTAAAACGCAAAAAGGAAGAAAACGGAGAAAGGCTGCTGGTCGTAGCAGTGGAAGCCGCAGATGATTCGGGGGAAGTAAAGGCTTCCGGAGAATTAGTCGTATCTTGTTAA